One Thiocapsa sp. genomic window carries:
- the moaD gene encoding molybdopterin converting factor subunit 1: MIDILYFARLRECLGLAREQMDVSQDIDSVAGLLAHLRTRGEPWSTTLGEGESVLTAVNQEIARPDTRIKDGDEVAFFPPVTGG, from the coding sequence ATGATCGATATCCTGTATTTCGCTCGGCTCAGAGAGTGCCTCGGACTGGCGCGGGAACAAATGGATGTCTCGCAAGACATCGACTCCGTGGCGGGTCTGCTGGCACACCTGCGCACCCGCGGCGAGCCCTGGTCGACGACTTTGGGCGAAGGCGAATCCGTTCTGACGGCGGTGAATCAAGAGATTGCTCGGCCGGACACGCGGATCAAAGACGGCGACGAGGTCGCATTCTTCCCGCCGGTCACCGGCGGATAA
- the moaB gene encoding molybdenum cofactor biosynthesis protein B encodes MPEHFTDQDFLPLRIAVLTVSDSRTEENDTSGRLLVERAEAAGHRVMAKRIVPDDVYRMRAAFSEWIADPEIQVILSTGGTGVTGRDSTPEAVIPLLDKPLEGFGELFRSFSLEEIGTSTLQSRALGGLANGTFIFCLPGSSGACRTAWDRILQAQLDSRTQPCNFAQLIPRLLER; translated from the coding sequence ATGCCCGAGCACTTCACAGACCAAGATTTTCTGCCCCTGCGGATCGCCGTCCTGACTGTCTCGGACAGTCGGACCGAGGAGAACGACACCTCGGGACGACTTTTGGTGGAGCGCGCCGAGGCGGCGGGACACCGCGTCATGGCCAAGCGGATCGTCCCGGACGACGTCTACCGGATGCGCGCGGCCTTCTCCGAATGGATCGCCGACCCGGAGATTCAGGTCATCCTGAGCACCGGCGGCACCGGCGTGACCGGGCGGGACAGTACCCCTGAGGCTGTGATCCCCCTGCTCGACAAGCCGCTCGAGGGCTTCGGCGAGCTGTTCCGGAGCTTTTCGCTCGAGGAGATCGGAACCTCCACCTTACAGTCGCGCGCGCTCGGTGGGCTTGCCAACGGGACCTTCATCTTCTGCTTGCCGGGCTCCAGCGGCGCTTGCCGCACCGCCTGGGATCGCATCCTGCAGGCGCAGCTGGACAGCCGCACGCAACCCTGCAACTTCGCTCAGCTCATTCCGCGTTTGCTGGAGCGTTGA